The genomic segment GACAGCTGGGCCTTCCTGCGCTCGGTCTCCAAGCCGTACGGGCCGGACCTGCGCCTGGCGGTGCTGGCCGGTGACGCCCGTACGGTCGGGCGGGTGCGTGGCCGGCAGCGGGTCGGCGCCGGTTGGGTGTCCACCGTGCTGCAACAGCTGGTGCTCGAACTGTGGCGCGACCCGCAGGCCGGCGCGCAGGTCGCCGCGGCCCGCACCGAGTACCGGCGCCGCCGCGACGGTCTGGTCGCCGCGCTGGCCGACCGCGGCGTCACCGCACACGGCCGCAGCGGCATCAACGTGTGGGTACCGGTGGCCGACGAGACGGTCCCGCTGACCCGGCTGCGGGACGCCGGCTGGGTGGTCGCACCCGGAGCCGCGTTCCGGCTGGCCAGCGCGCCCGGTCTGCGGATCACGATCAGCGGCGTCGAGGTCGCGGAGCTGGCCCGGCTCGCCGACTCGGTCGCGGCCGCGGTGGCCGTCCGTACCGCCGGCTACGGCGCCTGACGCGGGTGCCGCCGCCGGGGACGCACCCGGGTGGGCGGTGCCATTGGGTGCGCGGGCGGGCGCGCCACGTCTCGCCCTGGAGGCAGTCGTCGAGGTCGCCCCCACCGAGCGCGCGGGAGACGGCTGCCGGGGTGGTGACGGAGTGGCGGGCGTCTCCCGGCGGACGCCGACGGCGAACGCGGAGTGGGAGCCCGAGGGCCGGCGGGATACGGTCGAGAGCACACCCGGCACGACCCGTTTGCGGAGGACACGGTGCGGCGAACCGACTTCTGGCGCCGAATGGAACACGTTTTCGGCTCGGCCTACGCCCGCAGCGTGGCCGCCGACCAGGTGCTCCCACAACTCGGCGGGCGCACCGTCGAGCAGGCGTTCGCCGGCGGCGAGGAAACGGTCGTGGTGTGGCGCGCGATCTGCCAGGCGTACACCGATCGGGTGCCCGGCACGCTGCGCTGACCAGGCCCGCGCGTGTCGCCCGGCGTTCGAACAGGCGTTCGGGTAGTGTCCACAGGGGTAGTCGTTGTCCACAGACGCGGTGCGCCGGGTCGTTTCTGTCAGACCGGGCGCCTAGCGTGTCAGCCGTGACCAAGCGATCGAACGCTAAGGCGGCAGTAGGGGTGGCAGGCATGGCAGCTGGGGGAGCAAGCTCCGATCGGACGAAAGCGCTGGACATGGCGCTCGCCCAGATCGACAAGCAGTTCGGCAAGGGCTCGGTGATGCGGCTCGGCGACCGGACCGCGCAGCCGGTCTCCGCGATACCCACCGGGTCCATCGCGCTGGATGTCGCGCTCGGCATCGGCGGCCTGCCCCGGGGCCGCATCATCGAGGTCTACGGCCCGGAGTCGTCGGGGAAGACGACGGTGGCGCTGCACGTGGTGGCCAACGCGCAGGCGGCCGGCGGCATCGCGGCGTTCATCGACGCCGAGCACGCGCTCGACCCGGAGTACGCGAAGGCGCTCGGTGTCGACACCGACGCCCTGCTGGTGTCTCAGCCGGACACCGGGGAGCAGGCGCTGGAGATCATGGACATGCTGATCCGCTCCGGCGCGATCGACATCGTCGTGATCGACTCGGTGGCAGCGCTGGTGCCGCGCGCCGAGATCGAGGGCGAGATGGGCGACAGCCACGTCGGCCTGCAGGCCCGGCTGATGAGCCAGGCGCTGCGCAAGGTGACCGGTGCGCTCAACAGCTCCGGCACCACCGCGATCTTCATCAACCAGCTCCGGGAGAAGATCGGCGTGATGTTCGGCTCGCCGGAGACCACCACCGGCGGCAAGGCGCTGAAGTTCTACGCGTCGGTCCGGCTGGACGTGCGCCGCATCGAGAGCCTGAAGGACGCCGGTGACGTGGTCGGCAACCGCACCCGGGTCAAGGTCGTCAAGAACAAGGTCGCCGCGCCGTTCAAGCAGGCCGAGTTCGACATCATGTACGGCAAGGGCATCAGCCGCGAGGGCTCGCTGATCGACGTGGGCGTCGAGCAGGGCATCATCCGCAAGTCCGGCGCCTGGTACACCTACGAGGGCGACCAGCTCGGCCAGGGCAAGGAGAACGCCCGACAGTTCATGCGGGACAACCCGGACGTGGCCAACGAGGTCGAGAAGCGCATCAAGGAGAAGCTGAACATCGGAGCGGTGCCGGGCGCCGACGCGGCCGAGACCGTCGTCGACGACGCGGCGGACTTCTGAGCCGATGACCGAACGGCAGCCCGGGCGGGGCCGCCGACGGCGGACGGCAGGGGAGCGTGGCGCTGCGGCCACCACCCCGCCGGCCGATCCGCGACAGCAGGCGCGAGACATCTGCCTCCGGTTGCTGTCGGTGCGTCCCCGCACTCGAGCCGAGCTCGCCACCGCCCTGCGCCGACGCGGCATCCCGGACGAGGACGCCACCGCGGTGCTGGAGCGGTACGGCGAGGTCGGCATGATCGACGACGAGGCGTTCGCGAAGGCGTGGGTGACCTCTCGCCATGCCGGTCGCGGGTTGGCACGCGGTGCGCTGGCCCGGGAGCTTCGCCAGCGCGGCGTCGACTCGTCGGCGATCGGCTCGGCGCTGACCGAGCTGGACGGTGACACCGAGGCGACGATGGCGCGGGCGCTGGTCGACCGCCGGCTGCGGTCCATGGCCGGGGTGCCCGCCGAGGTCGCGTTCCGGCGGCTGGTCGGCATGCTCGCACGCAAGGGTTACTCGTCCGGTCTGGCCGTGCGCACCGTGCGCGACGCCCTGGCCGCCCGCCCCGGCGACGACGGCTTCGTCGACGACGTGGACATGGACGCCTTGGCCGACAGTGTCGGCGGGGACGCCTTGGCCGACAGTGTCGGCGGAGACGCGTCGGCCGGCAGCGTCGGTGCCGACGGTCCGGACGGAGGCACCCGCGGCCGGTGATCGCCCGGGCCGGGCCGCCCGGTCGGGCGCCCGGCGTGACCAAGGTGTTACTGGGTGATGACCCCGCCGAGCGGCGGTCTCGATCGGGTGACATCGGCGTGTCGTGGGCGGCCGATGTGCCGGTGGCCGTCGCGCCGTCGTGGTGATCGATTCTCGGTGGGACCTGCGGTTCGGTTCGGGCCGACAGCGGCGCCCCGGCCGCCTCGCCCGCCGCCCCGTCGAGCGCGTGGGTGGGGATCCTTGACCGGGGTGGCGGCGCGACTTAGCCTCAGCCGTACCAAAGGAGCAGTCCGAACCATGCGGGCAATGGGCCCGCACATAGCGTGCACGACACAACGCCATATCGTCGCGAGAGTGACAGCGCCAAGCCGTGCGGGCGGCGACGGCGCCATACCGTCGCGAGAGCGAGGAGCAACGCAGGTGACCGGCGCTGCCGGTCACGACTGGGGTCCAGCAGGCACAGCGATGTGCCGCTGGCGTTCGTGCATGCTCGCCGCCGGGCTCTCCTTTCCGAGTGCCGTGCGTTCGCACGGCCGCGAAGGAGGGAGGCGGCCATGACCGCGAGCGACCTGCTGGTGCTGGTGGCGCTGGTGCTCGTCGTGGTGGCGGTGGTCGTGGTCGTGGTGGCCGTGGTTCTGGTGCGACGGATCCAGGCCGCGCCGCAGCCGCCGGCGGTCCTGCCGGAGGAGGACCCCGCGGTCGTCGCCGAGCGCGAACGGCACGAGGCGGCGCTGCGCACCGCCCGGGTGTCGGTGGACGAGGCGACCGCCGAGTTGGAACGCACCCGGTCGCAGACCGTGGCGGCGCAGGCCGAGGTGACCGCCGCGCGGGCCGAGGCCGAGCGGCTGCGGGTCGCCGCCCGCGAGGATGCCGAGGAGCTGCGCCAGCGGGCCCGCCGGCAGGCAGACCAGGACGCCGAGCAGGCACTCGTTCAGGCCCGCCGCACCGGCGCGCAGGAGCAGCAGCGGGTGCTGAGCGAGGCGAAGGAGCGGCTGGCCGAGCTGGAGCGGCGGGAGCAGCGGCTCGACGAGCGGGAACGTCGGCTGGACGAGGAGGTCGAACGGCTCGCCGAGCGGGACCGCCGGCTGTCCGCCGGCGAGGCGGAGCTCGCGGAGCGGTCCGCCGCGGTGGCCGAGGTCGACCAGGAACGCCGTCGCGAACTCGAACGGGTGGCCGGGCTGACCGCGGACGCGGCGAAGGGCGAGCTGGTCGAGTCGATCGAGACCGCCGCCAAGCGGGAGGCGGCCATCCTGGTTCGCGACATCGAGGCGGACGCCCGCGCGACGGCGGAGACGCGGGCCCGCGCGCTGGTGGTGGACGCGATCCAGCGGGTGGCGAGCGAGCAGACCGCGGAGAGCGTGGTCAGCGTGCTGCACCTGCCGTCGGACGAGATGAAGGGCCGCATCATCGGCCGGGAGGGTCGCAACATCCGGGCGTTCGAGTCGGTGACCGGGGTGAACCTGATCATCGACGACACGCCCGAGGCGGTGCTGCTGTCCTGCTTCGACCCGGTGCGCCGGGAGATCGGCCGGCTGACGCTGGAGAAGCTGGTGCTGGACGGCCGGATCCATCCGCACCGCATCGAGGAGGTGCACGACGCGGCGCGCCAGGAGGTCGAGCGGCTGTGCCTGCGGGCGGCCGAGGACGCGCTGGTCGAGGTGGGGATCACCGAGTTGCATCCGGAGCTGGTGGCGCACCTGGGCCGGTTGCGCTACCGCACCAGCTACGGACAGAACGTGTTGAAACATCTGGTGGAGACCGCGCACATCGCCGGCATCATGGCCGCCGAGCTGCGCCTGGATCCGACCGTGATCAAGCGCTGCGCCTTCCTGCACGACATCGGCAAGGCGCTCACCCACGAGGTGGAGGGCAGCCACGCCCTGATCGGCGCCGACCTGGCCCGCAAGTACGGCGAGGACGACGTGGTGGTGCACGCGATCGAGGCGCACCACAACGAGGTGGCGCCGCAGACCATCGAGGCGGTCCTGACCCAGGCCGCGGACGCGTGCTCGGGCGGCAGGCCGGGCGCCCGGCGGGAGAGCCTCGAGGCGTACGTGAAGCGGCTGGAGCGCATCGAGGAGATCGCCGGCGGCAAGGCGGGCGTGGAGAAGGTCTTCGCCATGCAGGCGGGTCGGGAGATCCGGGTGATGGTGCGCCCGGACGAGGTGGACGAGATCGGCTCGGCGGTGCTCGCGCGCGACGTGGCGAAGCAGATCGAGGAGGAGCTGACCTATCCGGGTCAGATCCGGGTCACGGTGGTGCGCGAGTCGCGAGCGACCGAGATCGCCCGCTGATCGCCCGCGGGGCGGCGGAGACCGCCCGTTGGCCGTTCGGTCGAGCGCCGGGACGGCCCGTTGGCGGTGCCGGCGGCCGATCCGTCTCGCCCGGCCGCCGCCTCCCGCTCGGCGACCGGGCACGGCGACCGCCGCGGGCGGCCGGCGCCGGCATCGGGGATGACCCCGATCGTGTCCCCGGGGTAGGGCACCGGGGGTAACCGGGGCTTCGCCCCGGATGTGCCGCTGCGCGCCGCCCGCGAGGGTCGTAGGTATGCCAGACGATCTCCTCGCGTCGCGCCGTCCTGGCGCCGCATCCTCGCGCCGGACCGATGCCGCATCGTCGCGCGGTGCCGGTGCCGCACCGTCGCGCTGGGCCGATGCCGCATCGTCGCGCGGTGCCGGTGCCGGTGCCGGTGCCGCACCCTCGCGCCGGGCCGACGCCGCGACCTGTGGCCAGCCCCACCCTGCGGCTACGGCTGCCGTCAGGCCCGATTCAGGTGCTTGCGGCAGTGTGCCGGCCGATTCCGGATGTGACCGTGTAAGCGGCGGTGCCGGATCGGCCGGCGCCGCGGCAAGGCCGGCCGGAGGTGAGACGGTGCGATCGGTACCTGGTGCCGCGGTGCTGTCCCTGTCGCTGGTCGGTCTCGCCGTGATGCTGATCGGCTACCTGCACGGTGCGACCGGGATCGACCCGGTGCGCGGCATGGTCAGCGACTACGTGTTCACGCCGATCGGTTCGATACTGCTGCCGGTCGCCGTGCTGGTGCTCGCGGCCGGGCTGATGGCGTTGCGGCGGGCGCTGGTCGCCGCGGGTGCCGCCGGCCGGTGGACCGGGGCGCTGGTGGCGGTCGCGGCGCTGGGGTCGGCGCTGATCGGGCTGTTTCCCGCCGACGTCACCGGCGCGCCGGTCACCACGACCGGCCTGGTGCACAAGCTCGCCGGTGGCCTGCTGTTCGGTGCGGTGCCCGTCGCGGCGCTGACCCTGGTGGCCGGTTCCCGGCGGGACCGGTGGCGGGCGGTGGGCCGGCCGCTGCGGTGGCTGGCGGGGATCTCGATCGTGCTGTTCGCCGGCTTCTTGACCAGCTATCTGCCGCTGTTCGGGATGCCGTTCCCGGGAGGCGGTGCGCTGGTGGGGATGCAGGGGCTGCTCGAGCGGCTGGTACTGGCGCCGGAGCTGGCACTGGTGGTCGTCGTCGCGGCGCGGTTGGCGCGACCCGCGGCAGCGGCCACGCCGGTACCGGTGGTGGCGGATGCGGTCGGTGCGGCGCGGGCGGAGGTGGGGCGATGACCACGGTGGCGATCGTGCTGGCACTCGCGGGTGCGGTGGCGTACGCGTTGGCCGCGCACGTGCAGCACGCCGCGGTACGGACCGCCTGCGCGCCGGGGCGCGGCCGGATCGCCCGGCTGGTCCGGCAGCGTCGCTGGTTCGGGGGCTGCTGCTGATCGGCGTCGGCGCCGGGCTGCACTCGGCGGCGTTGGGGCTGGCGCCGCTGAGCGTCGTGCAGCCGCTGGGGGTGCTCGCGGTGGTACTGGTCGCGGCGCTGTCGGCGTTCTCGGCGCGGCGCTGGCCGGGGGCCGTGACGTTGACCGCGATCGGTGCGACGACCGCGGCGGTGGGCGGGTTCGTGGTGCTCACCTCGGGCCAGGCGCGGGACACGGTGATCTCGGACGTGGCGATCGGCCGTACCGCGATGCTCGCGGCGGCCGGCGTGGCGGTACTGGGTGCCTTGGCGCTGCTGGTGCGGGGCCGGGGCCGGTGCCTGGCGCTTGCCACGGCAGGTGGCCTCGCGTACGGCTTCGTGTCGGTGTCGACGCGGGTCGTGGTCCAGCGGCTGCTGGTCGGCGGTATCGGCGCGGTGCCGCTGCTGGTGGTGGCCGGGTTGGTGGCGGCGTTGTTGGTCGGCGGTGCGCTGATCCAGCTCGGGTACGCGTCGGGGCCGCCGACGGTGGTGGTGGCGTGCCTGACGATGGCCGACCCGTTCTTCGCGGTACTGGTCGGTGCGCTGCTGCTCGGCGAGGGCACCGCGATGTCGCCGGCGACGGTGGCCGGTCAGGTCGTGCTGGCCCTGGTGGCGGCGGGCGGTGTGGTGCTGCTGGCCCGGTTCCACCCGGACGCGGCGCCGCGGGCGGTGCGCGACGGCGGGGACCCGGCGGCGTCGCCGGGCGGGTCGGAGGAACCGGTGCTGGCCGGCGACCGGAAGCTGGCCGGGCGCCGCGGGGGCGTGGCGAGTCAGCAGGGCAAGACCGAACACAGGATGCCGGCGCGGTTGCCGGAAGCCGACGTGCGGGACGGATCGGGGACGACGGTGAGGACGCCGTCGCGGATGAGGGAGCAGACGGTGAACGGTGGCGATGGCGCGGTTCGGCGGATCGTGGTGGGTGCGGACACGTTCGTCCCGGACGTCAACGGGGCGGCGCGGTTCTCGTACCGGCTGGCGACGGGGCTGGCGGCGCGGGGACACGAGGTGCACGTGCTGGCACCGTCCCCGGACGGGGCCGCGGGAGTGTCCATGATGGACGGTGTGGTGGTGCACCGGGTACGGGCCCGGCGCACGCCGTTCCATCCGACGTTCCGGTTCTGCCCGCCGTGGCAGGCGGCCGCGGCGGCCGACGACCTGCTGGCGGAGCTGGCGCCGGACGTGGTGCACATCCAGTCGCACATGCTGATCGGCCGGGCGCTGTCGGTGGCGGCGAACCGGCACCAGGTGCCGCTGGTGGCGACCAACCACTTCATGCCGGAGAACCTGTTCGGCTACCTGCGGTTGCCGACCGCGCTGCACACCGCGGCCCGGTCCGCGGCATGGCGGGACGCGGCGCGGGTGTTCCACCGCGCGGTCGCGGTCACCGCACCGACCCAGCGCGCGGTGGATCTGTTGCAGGAGAACGGGATCGAGCAGGCCGAGGCGGTGTCCTGCGGGATCGACCTGGACCGCTTCGCGGCCCGCCGGCTGCCGGACGCGGCGGTACCCACGGTGCTGTTCGTCGGCCGGCTGGACGCCGAGAAGCGGGTCGACGAACTGATCCGGGCGCTCGCGCTGTTGCCGGCGGCGTTGCCGTTGAACGTGGAGCTGGTCGGTACCGGGTCGCGCCGGGACGAGTGGCAGCGGCTCGCCGCCGACCTGGGCGTCGGCGACCGGGTCCGGTTCAGCGGGTTCGTGCCGGACGAGGAGTTGCCGGCCGCGTACGAGCGGGCCGACATCTTCTGCATCCCCGGCATCGCGGAGTTGCAGAGCCTGGTGACGATGGAGGCGATGGCCGCCGGCCGCCCGGTGGTCGCCGCGGACGCGATGGCACTGCCGCACCTGGTGCACAACGGCGACAACGGCTGGCTCTACCAGCCGGGCGACGTGGCCGGGCTGGCGTCCCGGCTCGGGATGCTCGCCGCCGACCCGCAGCTGCGGGTGCGGATGGGGGCGGCCGGTCGGCGCCGGGTGGAGGAGCACTCCGTGCCGGCGACCCTGGCGCGGTACGAGCAGCTCTACGCCCAGGTGCTCGGCGAGCCGGCCGCCGAGCCGGTGCTGGCCGCCTGACGCCGATCGGGTGCTGGCGGCCCGACGTCGAGCGCTGGCGGCCCGACGCCGAGGGGTGCTGGCGGCCCGACGCCGAACCAGCGCTGCCGGCCGCCGGGGCCGACGAACCGCCCGGCGGACGGTACTCGGCGCCCTGGCCGTGACCGGGGCGCCGAGTACCGGGGCGCCGAGTACCGGGGCGCCGAGTACCGGGGCGTTACTTCGGTGCGGGCGGCTCGCCGCCGAGCGGGCCGGCGGCGACCGGCTCCTCGCCGGTCTGCATGGCGGTCAGCGGCGCGGCGGCGAGCTTGCGGGACCGCGACATCCGGCGTTCCAGCCAGGACGCCAGCCAGGACAGCAGCAGGTTGATCACGATGTAGATGGCGACGACCACGATCAGGGTGGTGACCACCGGTGGCTGCGGCAGCTCCCAGATGTCGGCGCCACCCTGGTAGATCCGCTTGCCGAAGCTCAGCAGTTCCTGGTAGCCCACGATGAAGCCGAGCGCGGAGTCCTTCAGCGCCACCACGCACTGCGCGACGATGGCCGGCAGCATCATCCGGATCGCCTGCGGCGCAAGGATCATCCGCATCACCGCGGTCTTGCGCATGCCGAGCGCGTACGCCGCCTCGCCCTGGCCGCGCGGCACCGCGTTGATGCCGGCCCGGAACACCTCGGCGAGCACCGAGCCGTTGTACAGGGTCAGGCCGACCACCAGCGCGGCGAACGCGTCGGGCGGGGTGGCGCCGATCGCGGTACCGATGAACGACAGCGCCGGGCCCCAGGTGAACAGGCCGAACAGGATCAGCAGCAGCAGCGGAACGGCACGGAAGAACTCGATGACCACGAACGCCGGCCAGCGCAGCCAGGCCCGGTCGGACAGCCGTCCGGCGGCGAGGACCGCCCCCAGCACCAGGGCGAGCACGATCGACAGCAGCGCTGCCTTGATCGTGGCGAACAGCGAGTCGAACAGCTGTCGCCACAGCCCGGGGTCGGCGAACGGGCTCCACATCGCGGCGGACAGTTGCCCCTTGCGGGCCACCTGCCAGGTCACGAACGCGACGATCGCGGCCAGCGCCACGATGCTCACCGCGGTCCAGAACCGGACCCGCCGGCGCGCGGCCGGCCCGGGGTTGTCGTACAGCACGCTCGTCATCGAGACACCGCCAGTCGCCGCTCGGCCAGGTTGAACGCGCCGGACACCAGCAGGGTCAGCACGATGTAGCCGACCGCCACCGCGATGAACTCGGCGTACAGGTGCTCGGGTGGTCCCGGACCTGGTCGTCGAAGAACTTGGTCAGCTCACCGACGTTGAAGAACTCGGCGATCGCGGAGTTCTTGATCATCGCGATGTACATGCTGGCCAGCGGCGGCAGCACCGAGCGCAGCGCCTGCGGCATGACCACCAGCCGCAGCGTCTGGCCGAACGTCATGCCCACCGCGCGGGCCGCCTCGGCCTGCCCGACCGGTACCGCGTTGAAGCCGGAGCGGATCGCGTCGGCGACGAAGCACGAGGTGTAGGTCGACAGCGCGATCACGGCGAAGATGAAGAACGTGTCGACACCGATCGCGTCGGCCCAGGCGAACCGGATGCCGACCAGCGGCAGCACCACCGAGGTGGCGAGGAAGACCAACGTCAGCGGGGTGTTGCGGAAGAAGCCGGACCAGGCGGTCCCGGCGACCCGCAGGGCGGGAATGGGCGACACCCGCATGGCGGCGACGATCAGCCCGATG from the Actinocatenispora thailandica genome contains:
- a CDS encoding regulatory protein RecX — translated: MTERQPGRGRRRRTAGERGAAATTPPADPRQQARDICLRLLSVRPRTRAELATALRRRGIPDEDATAVLERYGEVGMIDDEAFAKAWVTSRHAGRGLARGALARELRQRGVDSSAIGSALTELDGDTEATMARALVDRRLRSMAGVPAEVAFRRLVGMLARKGYSSGLAVRTVRDALAARPGDDGFVDDVDMDALADSVGGDALADSVGGDASAGSVGADGPDGGTRGR
- a CDS encoding DUF3046 domain-containing protein, coding for MRRTDFWRRMEHVFGSAYARSVAADQVLPQLGGRTVEQAFAGGEETVVVWRAICQAYTDRVPGTLR
- a CDS encoding amino acid ABC transporter permease, with the protein product MTSVLYDNPGPAARRRVRFWTAVSIVALAAIVAFVTWQVARKGQLSAAMWSPFADPGLWRQLFDSLFATIKAALLSIVLALVLGAVLAAGRLSDRAWLRWPAFVVIEFFRAVPLLLLILFGLFTWGPALSFIGTAIGATPPDAFAALVVGLTLYNGSVLAEVFRAGINAVPRGQGEAAYALGMRKTAVMRMILAPQAIRMMLPAIVAQCVVALKDSALGFIVGYQELLSFGKRIYQGGADIWELPQPPVVTTLIVVVAIYIVINLLLSWLASWLERRMSRSRKLAAAPLTAMQTGEEPVAAGPLGGEPPAPK
- a CDS encoding DUF998 domain-containing protein codes for the protein MRSVPGAAVLSLSLVGLAVMLIGYLHGATGIDPVRGMVSDYVFTPIGSILLPVAVLVLAAGLMALRRALVAAGAAGRWTGALVAVAALGSALIGLFPADVTGAPVTTTGLVHKLAGGLLFGAVPVAALTLVAGSRRDRWRAVGRPLRWLAGISIVLFAGFLTSYLPLFGMPFPGGGALVGMQGLLERLVLAPELALVVVVAARLARPAAAATPVPVVADAVGAARAEVGR
- a CDS encoding glycosyltransferase, whose translation is MGLAPLSVVQPLGVLAVVLVAALSAFSARRWPGAVTLTAIGATTAAVGGFVVLTSGQARDTVISDVAIGRTAMLAAAGVAVLGALALLVRGRGRCLALATAGGLAYGFVSVSTRVVVQRLLVGGIGAVPLLVVAGLVAALLVGGALIQLGYASGPPTVVVACLTMADPFFAVLVGALLLGEGTAMSPATVAGQVVLALVAAGGVVLLARFHPDAAPRAVRDGGDPAASPGGSEEPVLAGDRKLAGRRGGVASQQGKTEHRMPARLPEADVRDGSGTTVRTPSRMREQTVNGGDGAVRRIVVGADTFVPDVNGAARFSYRLATGLAARGHEVHVLAPSPDGAAGVSMMDGVVVHRVRARRTPFHPTFRFCPPWQAAAAADDLLAELAPDVVHIQSHMLIGRALSVAANRHQVPLVATNHFMPENLFGYLRLPTALHTAARSAAWRDAARVFHRAVAVTAPTQRAVDLLQENGIEQAEAVSCGIDLDRFAARRLPDAAVPTVLFVGRLDAEKRVDELIRALALLPAALPLNVELVGTGSRRDEWQRLAADLGVGDRVRFSGFVPDEELPAAYERADIFCIPGIAELQSLVTMEAMAAGRPVVAADAMALPHLVHNGDNGWLYQPGDVAGLASRLGMLAADPQLRVRMGAAGRRRVEEHSVPATLARYEQLYAQVLGEPAAEPVLAA
- the rny gene encoding ribonuclease Y; this encodes MTASDLLVLVALVLVVVAVVVVVVAVVLVRRIQAAPQPPAVLPEEDPAVVAERERHEAALRTARVSVDEATAELERTRSQTVAAQAEVTAARAEAERLRVAAREDAEELRQRARRQADQDAEQALVQARRTGAQEQQRVLSEAKERLAELERREQRLDERERRLDEEVERLAERDRRLSAGEAELAERSAAVAEVDQERRRELERVAGLTADAAKGELVESIETAAKREAAILVRDIEADARATAETRARALVVDAIQRVASEQTAESVVSVLHLPSDEMKGRIIGREGRNIRAFESVTGVNLIIDDTPEAVLLSCFDPVRREIGRLTLEKLVLDGRIHPHRIEEVHDAARQEVERLCLRAAEDALVEVGITELHPELVAHLGRLRYRTSYGQNVLKHLVETAHIAGIMAAELRLDPTVIKRCAFLHDIGKALTHEVEGSHALIGADLARKYGEDDVVVHAIEAHHNEVAPQTIEAVLTQAADACSGGRPGARRESLEAYVKRLERIEEIAGGKAGVEKVFAMQAGREIRVMVRPDEVDEIGSAVLARDVAKQIEEELTYPGQIRVTVVRESRATEIAR
- the recA gene encoding recombinase RecA, whose product is MAAGGASSDRTKALDMALAQIDKQFGKGSVMRLGDRTAQPVSAIPTGSIALDVALGIGGLPRGRIIEVYGPESSGKTTVALHVVANAQAAGGIAAFIDAEHALDPEYAKALGVDTDALLVSQPDTGEQALEIMDMLIRSGAIDIVVIDSVAALVPRAEIEGEMGDSHVGLQARLMSQALRKVTGALNSSGTTAIFINQLREKIGVMFGSPETTTGGKALKFYASVRLDVRRIESLKDAGDVVGNRTRVKVVKNKVAAPFKQAEFDIMYGKGISREGSLIDVGVEQGIIRKSGAWYTYEGDQLGQGKENARQFMRDNPDVANEVEKRIKEKLNIGAVPGADAAETVVDDAADF
- a CDS encoding amino acid ABC transporter permease; this translates as MVLAETAGASAGGLEFLWQQRGPFFSGLLGTVELSVVAGILATIIGLIVAAMRVSPIPALRVAGTAWSGFFRNTPLTLVFLATSVVLPLVGIRFAWADAIGVDTFFIFAVIALSTYTSCFVADAIRSGFNAVPVGQAEAARAVGMTFGQTLRLVVMPQALRSVLPPLASMYIAMIKNSAIAEFFNVGELTKFFDDQVRDHPSTCTPSSSRWRSATSC